The genome window TCCGCCGGAAAATCTCGGAGACTTGGTAGTTTCGTTTCTCTTCATCGCCCTTCTTCTCGCCGGAGGCCAAATGTGCCGCCACAAAGCAAAAACTGGTTCCTTCTATAGTCATGCTCACAGAAACTGATCCCTTGTTGCCCAAATATCCCATGAGTCCACACGCCACTGATGAAACCTTCACGCCTGATATTCTATATCTCCTCAACAATTCCTTTCTCATCCACACGCTGATGAACACGCCCACCATCTTCTTGCTAGCCATTAATTTGTACCTGCCGGAGTGATGATCTGGAGCCTCATTGTACTCGTAATCGTCGTCGCTGGAGATTGGTTTAACGACGGGAGTTAACCAGGGACACCCATATTTGTCGTTCAAAATCTTCCCTATCAGCAGGTTCCATTTTGTGGCTTCTGTTGGATCTTCTGCTCCTATCACTGTTTTTGCGTTCAATGGcacaatttcttgaaatctgTATGATAATGTTAAGTCGCagatataccaaaaaaaaaaaaaaaaaaaaaagataaatcaacCTAATCTGTCTCAAACTAAGAAAGCTAATTGTCAAAGATTGTTTTCGGTGACCATTTTAGACCCAATGAATAAATGGGCCAACTGGTTAACTTGCTTATGGGTGAAGGGTGTGACAATAGCCATAAGGGACGTTCTGCCTTAACAGTTAGATGTTAAGGTCTAGCCGAGTTAGGCATGCCAACTTGATTAAGTTTGGGGAGCATGTAGCTGGTCTAGGACTTGATTATGAAGGGTATAGATGCTATTCGAACAGCACAACTGGTCGGGAGCTATTGCCGCTTCCCTAATGAGCCTATAGCAAGGCAAAATCAGTTTGGTACGTATGAGAGTAGGCTAGTCCGCAGGGTATGAAGGGCCCGGGATGCCGCAGGACGTTGTGTGCTGCCCCGGACTCTATGCTCTTGACATAATAGTCCAGAGTCCAAAATATAACCTCATGCTTACAAATCAATGACCAATTTGGGTTGGGTTGAACTGAAACAAATTTGACAGTGAACTTGAAAGTTATAACCATACTTACCCAAGAACATAAATGTCAGCTGCTTCTTTAAGATTCAGCCACTCATCCAAATCAACGGCCAAGCTCCCCACCGGAGGCTTTCCGGCGACGTTCCACGTTCCCACAAACAGTCTGCAAAACAAAGATCAAATAATATCTCCACCCATACAGACAAAAATTTAGATTCATTATATTGCTCACCTTAATTCATTGTCGGGAAAGCAGGGCTCCATCTCCAACGACCGAACACAAACTGCGCCCATGCCATCATCACTTTCATCTATCAAAccagaaaagaaaatcaaacacaaacacacacatatatatatacccgaAGAAAAGTGGAGggattgttattattattattagacctGAAGAATCAGTTAAACCAGAGAGATGAGGTTTCTTGTGCCGGCACTTGAACCACCACTCGAACCAGCTTCTCGAGTTATCCTTTCTTTTATCCATAATTGAGGAAGAAACCTTCCATGCCAAAAAGGGTACTTTCGTTGTACTTTCAAAGCTTCAAATATTCTTGCCTGTTTCATCAAAGGGAGACAcgcattttcttcttcatcatcctcaTATCTTTGAAGCTTGGTTAATCAGAACATTGACCATCGCTGAGCGTGGGTTTTGCAGAAATCTTCGTGGTAATGATCGCCTTAACCAGGGAGAAAATCCAGTGGACAGAAGGAAAACGACAAGCGACGGTTTTCTCAAGGTATGTAGATGAGAAATTGAGAATGGCTGGTTGAGAGCCAGCCAAATGGGTCAAAGGTGGTTGAACAGCATCTTTGAGGACCTTGTCTTACGTTTTATGGTGCTGTCTGGTCTTTTGactgcttcttcttctttttcttcttctagcTGGAAGGAAATTGTTATAGAGAATATAGTATTGGGCTCTCAGATCTTGTATGTCTGTGCTTATTTTCTTGAGTTGATAACTATGTTAGTAATAGGGCCATTGAGCAAACACAAAGTTGGAAGATAAACTCTATGTTGGTTTTATAACAAGGGCAACAcaactaattactaattagtttCATATCAAAATTGTATATGCTAGTTGATTGAATTCCAAACATGATAATAAATGTCGTTGATAATAAATTACTCGAATTGTTACtcacataaataaaaaatcgtgttctaaaaatttaaattgatcacGCCAAGACCAGCTACTCAATCGAAGATGAGCATGTTACGCCAACCAATAACCATCACAAGATCCATCGTCCTCACCCATCATactcatttataatttattataaactttaaaaaaaaaaaacaaaaaaaaatactcaaggATAAGAAAGAATAGATGACAACTAAAGATCCATCATTAATTGTGTGATAAGGAAATGTAGTATTTACTCATGGGTTTCCCATTAAAAAGTGAAAACCTAATAATCGTCAaatgaattgaaaataaataaacaaacatttCACGGCCAGTTGAAGTTGTTGTCCAACTAGATCTATCTCACGATCATATTACCTATTATGGGCCGGGAGCTAGTAATATGAGACAATTGTATGGTTTGACATGCATTTTTCTCCATCAAAATACCACTCCAACTCAAATAGGCAGGTCTCAAATTAACTACGTGTCATATCAGTTACTTCTAAGAAGATTGTAGTCctacaaaatatgttatatgtaGTTATATACGAGTTAGAATTGTAATCATCAAAATTACCACTTTTAATGTTTAGTATCAAAATCAGCAAGAAAGTTTGGACACGTAAACATGATAGCTTTCTCAGAGTTGCGACATTCTACCAACTAAGAGCAGGTCTCTTTCAAATCCACCATCAAGAAATTAATGTTTGATGTTTCATTCTTCTAATGACAATCTTGCAACATCCATTCCTCCCCACAAGTTCTTTGTTTGCCCTAGAAAACAAGCAACCAAATAAATAGACATAAATGGGTGATTGGGATGTTGGGGCCAATGTTCATTTGGCGTTtgcatgttttttgttttttattagtCACAATAATATGTGGAGAAGAGGCCATGGTTGATCTTTTCTTGACCAACTTGTCGTTCTCAACCACAAAACAGTATAGAATAAATCAAGAAGTCAGAAAATATAGTTAAAAATGATCTTTAAGTCTTCAAAGAATCAAAGATGCATTTGTGTGTattcttttccttgtttttcATCTTTACATGTCAGATAAATCAGGAGAATTTTCTTTATTACAGTCCTAGCAAAGATAATAATATCATTAGTCGAAGTAGCCATCGAGAAGTTGAGGATATTCTAACTGCATTTGCCTGTCACGAGCCAAGATGTTCTCGACGAATGAATCCTCTGCCATGGATGAGCTAGCTTCTCCACGAGTGCCTTCA of Ipomoea triloba cultivar NCNSP0323 chromosome 3, ASM357664v1 contains these proteins:
- the LOC116014248 gene encoding type IV inositol polyphosphate 5-phosphatase 7-like isoform X1, with the translated sequence MDKRKDNSRSWFEWWFKCRHKKPHLSGLTDSSDESDDGMGAVCVRSLEMEPCFPDNELRLFVGTWNVAGKPPVGSLAVDLDEWLNLKEAADIYVLGFQEIVPLNAKTVIGAEDPTEATKWNLLIGKILNDKYGCPWLTPVVKPISSDDDYEYNEAPDHHSGRYKLMASKKMVGVFISVWMRKELLRRYRISGVKVSSVACGLMGYLGNKGSVSVSMTIEGTSFCFVAAHLASGEKKGDEEKRNYQVSEIFRRTLFPRSPEDGDNPHPHNILGHDRIFWFGDLNYRLYLEDNLARQLIVKHDWNSLHKFDQLRRGQEDGGVFEGWREGNIEFAPTYKYSSSNGNIYSGGIPNAVGEKPRTPAWCDRILWYGKGIHQLSYFRSESKFSDHRPVSALFSTQVEALNNAKIPGRTSALERAVEEVTPTLLSLIVKDIETSPTHKQTCS
- the LOC116014248 gene encoding type IV inositol polyphosphate 5-phosphatase 7-like isoform X2, producing the protein MDKRKDNSRSWFEWWFKCRHKKPHLSGLTDSSDESDDGMGAVCVRSLEMEPCFPDNELRLFVGTWNVAGKPPVGSLAVDLDEWLNLKEAADIYVLGFQEIVPLNAKTVIGAEDPTEATKWNLLIGKILNDKYGCPWLTPVVKPISSDDDYEYNEAPDHHSGRYKLMASKKMVGVFISVWMRKELLRRYRISGVKVSSVACGLMGYLGNKGSVSVSMTIEGTSFCFVAAHLASGEKKGDEEKRNYQVSEIFRRTLFPRSPEDGDNPHPHNILGHDRIFWFGDLNYRLYLEDNLARQLIVKHDWNSLHKFDQLRRGQEDGGVFEGWREGNIEFAPTYKYSSSNGNIYSGGIPNAVGEKPRTPAWCDRILWYGKGIHQLSYFRSESKFSDHRPVSALFSTQVEALNNAKIPGRTSIQGLRQCHWGNRMVVPCSIN